From the genome of Cololabis saira isolate AMF1-May2022 chromosome 4, fColSai1.1, whole genome shotgun sequence:
agactagactaaaactaaaatggaaacaggctgacagaaacaacactagctCGAGGTCTTTCTGTCAAACGATCCTCAGATTCGTACACATATCTTGTCGTAAAACTATAACGCCACTTCTTGTTGACAGCATGCACGACAACCGCTGGGAAgaagagaaagaggaggaagtggaggagaaggaggagaaaacgAGAAGAGAGAAGAAGACTGATAAGAGGCAGGAAGAGAAACCCGTCCCGCCGGCAGCACAGAAGGTACCGCAGCGATTCAGGCTTCACACCCGGCTTCAGAGCGAAGCTCCAACTGGTTCTAGTTCCACCGCTCCTTCTGTCGTTCTTctaggtggaggagaaaaatgGAGATGGAGGTGATGACGACGATGAATGGGAAGACGCCAGTGACGGAGAGGAAGACGTGGATGACAGGAGGAACCGCGACTCGGTGGGCGACGAGAAGAAGGACTCTGGGAAGGAGAAACGGGACGAGAGCAAGGAGGGCTCGCCTACGTCGCCCCTCCCCCGCTTGCCCTCCGCATCGGCGGGGAGCCCCAAAGAGCGGCGGGCCCCCCGGTCCACGGGGCCCAAGGTCCACATCCCCACCCCTGCTGCCGTTCCAGAGTCTCCAGAGGGGGGGAAACCGCTCAGCCCCTTCGACCCGCTGGAGGGCCACAACCCGGTGTCGGACTGGGGGGAGGAGATGGAGATGCTGTCGCCCCGGAGCAGCCTGGGCGAGAGCCCCAGCACCGAGTCCAGCCCGCCGAAGCCCCCCAGCACCGAGTCCAGCCCGCCGAAGCCCCCCAGCACCGAGTCCAGCCCGCTACAGAGgaaagaccaggaccaggagatgCTGTCGCCTCGTTGCAACCTGGCCGAGCAATTCAGCACCGAGTCCAGCCCGCTTCAGGAGAAGGACCAGCCGGACCAGACGGAGAAACAAGCTGCCGGCTCCACGGAGCTCACGGAGCCGCAGAGAGAGGAGCACACAGGTAGGATGCAACGGTTACCAGATGGATTTTACTGCACCGTCAACTCGGGCATCACGGCTGTCGAGTTAGaacctgtttgtttttcaattttcataattaaaaagcctttttctttcttttttcctctaatTACCTACTATTAGCATTGATTTGCTTCTCTCCTACTATAATTGGatctcctaaaaaaaaaaaatatatatatatatatatatatatatatatataaatatatatatatatatatatatatatatatatatatatattaattaggatattatatatatttttatttttttctaatgaAGAAACTCTTATTTACCAgtcagacattttttttgtaacttACATTTTTATTGAGTTTTCACATATTTATAGACAAAAACAATACTGAAAACAAATTacataataacagaataataacactaacagtCTGGAGATGAAACTGATCGGTTCACTATTCCATGTAGCATCCGTTCAGTTGTGagacttttccactagtacctagtaGTACTCggttctactcatctcaacttggcctggtttcttttccataacaattcagctcctagagcagaagtaggaggttggagcgaagctgctgtgacttaTTTGATTAAATACTTtgactaaagatgtagaacctggaggagatggtatatgtgctgctgggtctgtggcttgttttgttttgttttttattttggatcccctttagcggacgcaaaacgccagctagtcttcctggggtccatgaaGCTTGTGCTCGATATCAAGTtagaaaatgagagtgagagaagcttcaagcagcgatgcttttttgtttttattttatctctgcgctgctgaaaagtcagctggagccgcgagcagctatgaagtcacagagctcctggtagatcttgtcgttccttatcgcccatctagatccctttttaattctcccctcagccaccaggtttatgaacatctgcacctcagagttggatcatgaaacagtaggggtgggtattgggaaggagctcacgatacgatacgcatcacgatacttgagccacaaTACGATACCAATTGCGATATCTCGGTTAtgcgatatatcgcgatattctacatagttcaccgaaaaatttaaaaatgcattacacatcttaaaatccaagttgtatatatgtacatcagatgatagtgataatgcattggacagactgagtcaaaacaatgtaattcaaactttccattttaattatgcaacatatttgcatgaaaaaacacaatgaaaagtgcagtttgcattattcttagatacaaaatactcaaaataaaatgcagtgtctcacccacactgaaattgaaatcacaaaaatacagtacagctacttgcccctgacttaaattgacaaaaataaaatgcagtgtctcacccacactgaaatcacaaaataaagtgcaactagaggtgggcaaaaatattgatacggcaatatatcgcgatacatacattgaatatcgatatcgtatcgggagaccatgtatcgcgatatattgccgtatcaatatttttgcccacccctatgaaacagacttttgcgctgccattgcctgtcgaataaaaatgaacaagaagccgtcagagtcgctctttagCTGAtatcacatcctgactcagacatctgactcccaaccccccaaccaatcggtggcctgtagtgtgatgatgtcagatacagcccgactcagccgcttagaacctcggcagagtagaaacagaaaagtatctactcggcacgttagacccctagtgggaaagcgccaaACTGAGTGGATGCGAGCCGAGCTGAgtgggtactagtggaaaagttcTATTGGTGTCATGTTGTCTCATATAAGCGTTCCATTTTTCCCAATTTTCGTCAAATATGTTCTCTTTCATTCTCGGTATGAATGTCTTTGTTTCCATGGCATGGATTTCCTTGACAATGTCCAACCACTGCTCCTGGCTTGGAGTGTTCACATTGAGCCAGTTCCTTGTTACGGCTTTCTCACTTGCTGCAAGTAGCACTTTAGTCAAGTACTTAACTTTTCTCAATGTTCCCAAGATGCATCATTGGACAGGTGTTTGGTATTTCATACCCATTAACATTCTTAAGGACTGAGTTAACATTTTGCCAATACAAACTAATTTTCGTACATTTCCAGAAGATGTGTGTAATATCTGTCTCCACACTAGTTGCTTAGATTTGATCCTTGATGTTATGAAGTTCCGAGTAAGGTTCTTCCAGCAGAACTCTCTCCAAATTAATGAATTTGTTGATGTACATTGTGTCTCACACATATGATACCACTCCTCTTCTTGTATTTGAATTTTTAGCTCTGCTTCCCCTTTTGCTTTTATATAAAGCGTTGATTCTCTCCTGATCTCAGTCAAAGCTTGATAGAAAGCAGAAATAGGCGGAGACGCTTTCTGTTTGTATGATTTCATAATAACTCATTATCACCTCATTTGTAGATTTACTTGGTCTTATCACTTTCGTAAAATAGTCTCTCAACTGCAAATATCTgtaaaagtgtttgttttttcgaGACTGTTTTTTGTCTTTAGATCCTGAAAGCTTAGAAACTGTCGACCTTCAGATACTGTACATATTGCTGTCGCACCTTTTTGTGCCCATTCTTTGAAAGCTGGATCAGAGTCGGTCCATGGCTTAAACTTTGGGTCATACGCAAACCATCTAAAGTGTGTATTTTCTTACAATAGTGTTTCATATTTCAAGTGTAAATGCTCCTATTAGCATGTAAACAGTCAGAAATTTGAGTAAAATCAAGCAACTTTAAGATTAGTTGTCATTGATTCTTATTAAGCCAAGGCCGGGCTGCAGCTCTGCTGGTGGACAAGTGAGGAAGGAAAGTGATCATTTGCACTTGCAAGGCTGCTACAGTGACACTCTTCACTCAAATTTACCCACAATTGTCCAACACAACAAATGACGATAGTTGTTTTATTGAATggggtgtgggcttgtttagaGCCTGCAAGCTCAGTcgcaatgtgttggagttcaccccggtgaacgagagggtcgtttccctgcgccttcgggtcgggaaaaggcctctcactgttgtttgtgcctacgggccgaacagcagtgcggagtacccagccttcttggggtccctgggaggagtactggatagtgctccaactggggacaccattgttctactgggggacttcaacgcagtggtcaatgacagtgatacctggagaggcgtgatcgGGAGGAacagcctccccgatctgaacccgagcggtgcttttttgttggacttctgtgcaagtcacggtttgtccatcacaaacaccatgttcaagcataagggtgtccatcagtgcacgtggcaccaggacagcTTAGGCCGGaagtcaatgatcgactttgtcgtttcatctgacctttggCCATATGtatggacactcgggtgaagagaggggctgagctgtcaactgatcaacacctggtggtgagttggatgcgctggcggaggaggaggttggacagaccgggcagacccaaacggattgtgagggtctgttgggaacgtctggctgagccctctgtcagggacatcttcaactcccacctcctggagagcttctctcagatcccgggggaggcgggggacatcgagtccgagtgggccatgttctctgcctccattgtcgacgcggcagctcgaagttgtggacgcaaggtctccggtgcctgtcgtggcgacaatcctagaacccggtggtggacaccggaagtacaggatgccgtcagactgaaggagTCGTGGCgacaatcctagaacccggtggtggacaccggaagtacaggatgccgtcagactgaaggagtcctaccgggctatgttggcctgtgggactcctgacgcagtagatgggtaccggcaggccaagcaaacCGCAGCtcaggcagtcctggaggcaataacttgggtctgggaggagttcggtgaggccataGAAGAAGACctgaggaaattctggcgaacCGTTCCGGCGCCTCAaaaaggggaagcagtactctgccggcatcGTTTACGGTgtaggtggggagctgttgacctcgactggggacatcggacggtggaaggaatacttgaggatctcctcaatccgaaTGACacgccttccattgaggaagcagagagtgtggactcggggacgtgctcatccatcacccaagccgaggtcactgaggtggttcgaaagctcctcagtggcagggcaccgggggtggatgagatttgcccagagtacctcaagtctctggatgtcgtagggctgtcttggttgacacgcctctgcgacattgcatggaggaaggggacagtaccgctggagtggcaaaccggggtggtggtgcctatttttaaaaagggggaccggagagtgttccaactatagggggaacacacttctcagcctccccgggaaagtctatgccagggtactggagaggagaatacggccgacagttgaacctcggatttcggaggaacaatgtggttttcgtcccggtcgtggaacactggaccagctctataccctccggtctctgtatgatcggagcaggagtttggttcgcattgccggcagtaggtcgGACTTGTtccatgttggactccggcagggctgccctttgtcaccggtcctgttcataatttttatggacaggatttctaggcgcagccaggtgccggaggggatccggttcgggatttcatctctgctttttgcggatgatgttgtcctgttggcttcatcgggccgggaccttcagcatgtgctggggcggtttgaggccgagtgcgacgtggaagggatgagaatcagcacctccaaaaccgaggccagggttctccaccgggaaagggtggcgtgccttctccgggtgggtggagaagtcctgcctcaggtggaggagttcaagtatctcagggtcttgttcacgagtgagagaaagatggagcgtgagattgacagacgatccgtgcagcgtccgcagttatgcggtcgatgtaccggaccgtcatggtgaagaaggagctgagtcgaaaggcgaagctctcgatttaccggtcaatctacgcacctaccctcacctatggtcatgaactttgggtagtgaccgaaaggacaagatcgcgtatacaagcggccgagatgagtttcctccgcagggttgCTGTTCTAGTGACACTCTTCACTAGAATTTACCCACAATTGTCCAACACAGCGCTACATATGAGGATCATTGTTTTATTGAATTGAAGGAGGCGGTgggaaatattttttgttgtgttgtgGTTCTTTTGCCCTTAGATTTTCTGccttttgttttctgctttccTCGTATCTCACCTTTGGCTTTTCctatttttctctctccttactccctccattccttccttctcctccccTCTTCCCTCCCCCTTGTCTTCCACTCTTCCTGTACATCCCACTCAGCTACTCCCGTCCCGTCTCCTTCAGAAGAAAACACCCAGACAACTGCAGTGTCGGTCCCCCAAGAGTCGGTCCCTCAAGAGTCGGTCCCCCCAGAGTCGGCCCCCACAGAGTCGCCCCCCCCAAAGGTGGTCCCCACAGAGTCGCCCCCCCCAAAGGTGGTCCCCACAGAGTCGCCCCCCCCAAAGGTGGTCCTCACAGAGTCAGCCCCCCCGGAGTCAGTCCCCCCAAAGGTGGTCCTCAAAGAGTCGGCCCCCCTAGAGTCGGTCCCCCCAGAGGTGGTCCTCACAGAGTCGGCCCCCGTAGAGTCGGTCCCCCCAAAGGTGGTCATCACAGAGTCGGTCCCCCTAGGGTCGGTCCCCCCAAAGGTGGTCCCCACAGAGTCGCCCCCCCCAAAGGTGGTCCTCACAGAGTCGGCCCCCCCGGAGTCAGTCCCCCCAAAGGTGGTCCTCAAAGAGTCGGCCCCCCTAGAGTCGGTCCCCCCAGAGGTGGTCCTCACAGAGTCGGCCCCCCCAAAGGTGGTCATCACAGAGTCGCCCCCCCCAGAGTCGGCCCCCTCAAAGGTGGTCCCCCCAGAGTCGGTTCCCCCAAAGGTGGTCCTCACAGAGTCGGCCCCCCTAGAGTCTTTCCCCCTAAAGGTGGTCCCCCCAGAGTCGGCCCCCCCAAAGGTGGTCCCCCCAAAGGTGGTCCCCCCAGAGTCGGTCCCCCCAGAGTCGGTCCCCCCAGAGTCGGTCCCCCCAGAGTCGGTCCCCCCAGAGTCGGTCCCCCCAGAGTCGGTCCCCCCAAAGGTGGTCATCACAGAGTCGGCCCCCGTAGAGTCGGTCCCCCCAGAGGTGGTCCTCAAAGAGTCGGTCCCCCCAAAGGTGGTCATAACAGAGTCGGCCCCCGTAGAGTCGGCCCCCCCAAAGGTGGTCCCCCCAGAGTCCCCCACTACAGTCGCTCCTGGACCCTCCCCCTCTGCTGCCCCAGGCCCCTCCCCCTGCGCCGCTCCTGGCCCCTCCCCCTGGGATGTTTCTGTGGCAGCCTCCTCAGAGGTTGGTGAGGCTACTCTGCTGATGGACCAGGAAACACCTGCCGCTCCATCGGAAGGTGATTAACGTGTTCAGGTGGTGAGATGCACTATGTTGCCAAAAGTATTCACTCACTCATCCAAACAATCGGAGTCAGGTGGTCCAATCACTTCTACGGCCACAGGTGTATCAAATCAAGCACCTAGGCAGGGGTTTCCATTGGTTTCCATGGCACATCACCAAATGCAAAGCTGTTACAGCTGCAAAAGGTGGGCCGACGTCATATTGAACCTAATCGATTAGGAATGGGATGTCGCTTAAATTCATATGTGAGTAAAGACAGGTGAGCGAATACTTTTGGCAACAGAGTGTATTATACAAGCAGATTACAGTTGTGACTCTCCTAAAGGTTCTGCTCAGGTCCAGTTTCATTTCTAAGAACCACAATCAGCCGCAGATGCAGCAGAAACTTCCTCCTGCACGCATGTAACCAGTCAGCCAG
Proteins encoded in this window:
- the ccdc9 gene encoding coiled-coil domain-containing protein 9 — translated: MKRLLLSCSISFFFVLISGGRSRHPPVFEDKSQVAMSSGVDIKTKEEKDAELDKRIEALRKKNEALVKRYQEIEEDKKKAEQEGIAVTTPRKPRPHEPEVDRRKIEKENFSVTVDLSKPAGDKQTVEDLESLGLIHHPVFVAGEESHQRLEVWNASRQEDVRRQRWLQRAERRPQPPQEDGVRATGSRKTPRVGEPGEPGGPGRRGGRRGRGGGGGGGGGGGDVTPGGVDRKSKEWEEKRRENIEKMNEEMEKIAEYERGQRADGDKPIRNFLDDPRRSGPGPDLDRKEGSRRHVRNWGGLDFENVKTGPEREREWTSRRPGPKGSMDMTMSMTGRERAEYLRWKKEREQIDEERLARHRNATGQWRREWDAQKTDTMFKGEESFVAAEGPTSEQGGRRDDSKRPPKAPTMADFLSQGRTQGPRGDRSRGRGRGPKQSYSMHDNRWEEEKEEEVEEKEEKTRREKKTDKRQEEKPVPPAAQKVEEKNGDGGDDDDEWEDASDGEEDVDDRRNRDSVGDEKKDSGKEKRDESKEGSPTSPLPRLPSASAGSPKERRAPRSTGPKVHIPTPAAVPESPEGGKPLSPFDPLEGHNPVSDWGEEMEMLSPRSSLGESPSTESSPPKPPSTESSPPKPPSTESSPLQRKDQDQEMLSPRCNLAEQFSTESSPLQEKDQPDQTEKQAAGSTELTEPQREEHTATPVPSPSEENTQTTAVSVPQESVPQESVPPESAPTESPPPKVVPTESPPPKVVPTESPPPKVVLTESAPPESVPPKVVLKESAPLESVPPEVVLTESAPVESVPPKVVITESVPLGSVPPKVVPTESPPPKVVLTESAPPESVPPKVVLKESAPLESVPPEVVLTESAPPKVVITESPPPESAPSKVVPPESVPPKVVLTESAPLESFPLKVVPPESAPPKVVPPKVVPPESVPPESVPPESVPPESVPPESVPPESVPPKVVITESAPVESVPPEVVLKESVPPKVVITESAPVESAPPKVVPPESPTTVAPGPSPSAAPGPSPCAAPGPSPWDVSVAASSEVGEATLLMDQETPAAPSEGDKSDSSPAPVVPDTEQIPSDPAALGDNNVSPAGTGADPAAEAEQSSDQASSG